One segment of Setaria viridis chromosome 4, Setaria_viridis_v4.0, whole genome shotgun sequence DNA contains the following:
- the LOC117851316 gene encoding uncharacterized protein gives MAVAGGVRVASSVEVWGRRRSSSTSTSSAARRGAAAATVRCSCVGEAGPAAGGLAEEHYRTLRLRPGATRGEVKKAFRRLALMYHPDVCKESDGGGRRDACGVQFQRISVAYQMLMSNMREAEERLEYWRLKYGLTDQDLDRYRSYLNEDDDDWFDV, from the exons atGGCCGTTGCAGGGGGCGTGCGCGTGGCGTCGTCGGTGGAGGtgtgggggcggcggaggagcagcagcaccagcaccagcagcgcggcgaggcgcggcgccgcggcggcgaccgtcAGGTGCAGCTGCGTCGGCGAGGCGGGGCCGGCCGCTGGGGGCCTGGCGGAGGAGCACTACCGGACGCTGCGGCTGCGGCCGGGGGCCACCCGCGGCGAGGTCAAGAAGGCCTTCCGCCGCCTCGCGCTCATG TACCACCCGGACGTCTGCAAggagagcgacggcggcggccgccgcgacgcctGCGGCGTCCAGTTCCAGCGGATCAGCGTGGCGTACCAG ATGCTGATGAGCAACATGAGGGAGGCCGAGGAGCGGCTCGAGTACTGGCGGCTCAAGTACGGCCTCACCGACCAGGATCTCGACAGGTACAGGAGCTACCtcaacgaggacgacgacgactggTTCGACGTGTGA
- the LOC117852293 gene encoding magnesium transporter MRS2-B codes for MAAAEDSAKQPLLPRAYPPHVASASSPSLPSAPAPSGPAGRRFPGGLDVPSLKKRGGGTRSWIRVEAATASVQTLEIDKATMMRRCELPARDLRLLDPLFVYPSTVLGRERAIVVNLEQIRCVITADEVLLLNSLDSYVLQYAAELQRRLLQRAEGDELPFEFRALELALEAACSFLDAQAAELEIEAYPLLDELTSKISTLNLERVRRLKSRLVALTRRVQKVRDEIEQLMDDDGDMAEMYLTEKKMRMESSVFGDQTLLGYNSTGAAGTSVSAPVSPVSSPTESRKLEKAFSLCRSRHDSVKSSDNTTTEHIQELEMLLEAYFVVIDSTLNKLTSLKEYIDDTEDFINIQLDNVRNQLIQFELLLTTATFVVAIFGVVAGIFGMNFETTVFKIHNAFSWTLIITGVVGAFIFSSFLWFFKYKRLMPL; via the exons atggccgccgccgaggactcCGCCAAGCAGCCGCTCCTCCCCCGCGCGTACCCGCCCCACgtcgcgtcggcgtcgtcgccgtccctcCCGTCCGCTCCCGCGCCGTCGGGGCCCGCGGGCCGCCGCTTCCCGGGTGGGCTCGACGTCCCCAGCCTGAagaagcgcggcggcgggacgcGCAGCTGGATCCGCGTCGAGGCCGCCACGGCCTCCGTGCAGACGCTGGAGATCGACAAGGCCACCATGATGCGGCGCTGCGAGCTCCCCGCGCGGGACCTCCGCCTGCTGGACCCGCTCTTCGTCTACCCGTCCACGGTCCTGGGCCGCGAGCGCGCCATCGTCGTCAATCTCGAGCAGATCCGCTGCGTCATCACCGCCGACGAGGTGCTCCTGCTCAACTCACTCGACAGCTACGTCCTCCAGTACGCCGCCGAGCTCCAGCGGCGCCTGCTCCAGCGCGCAGAGGGCGACGAGCTGCCCTTCGAGTTCCGCGCGCTCGAGCTCGCCCTCGAGGCCGCTTGCTCCTTCCTCGATGCACAG GCAGCAGAATTGGAAATCGAAGCATATCCATTGTTGGATGAGCTGACGTCAAAAATCAGTACTCTAAATTTGGAACGTGTTCGGCGATTAAAAAGTAGATTAGTTGCTTTGACCCGAAGAGTCCAGAAG GTTAGAGATGAAATAGAACAACTAATGGATGATGATGGTGATATGGCGGAGATGTATCTCACCGAGAAAAAGATGAGGATGGAATCATCTGTCTTTGGTGATCAGACTTTGTTGGGCTACAATTCAACAGGTGCTGCTGGGACGTCAGTTTCAGCTCCTGTATCTCCAGTCTCATCACCCACAGAATCACGAAAGCTGGAGAAAGCTTTCAGCTTGTGTAGAAGTAGGCACGATAGTGTGAAGAGCTCAGATAACACAACGACAGAACACATTCAGGAGCTGGAGATGTTACTGGAAGCTTATTTCGTTGTCATTGACAGTACTCTCAACAAGCTGACATCG CTTAAAGAGTACATTGATGACACTGAAGACTTTATCAACATTCAGCTG GACAATGTACGGAACCAGCTCATCCAGTTTGAGCTGCTGCTAACGACTGCCACATTTGTGGTGGCCATTTTTGGAGTGGTCGCGGGGATATTCGGGATGAACTTTGAGACCACTGTTTTCAAAATACATAACGCATTCTCGTGGACCCTCATCATTACTGGAGTGGTCGGCGCTTTCATCTTCAGCTCGTTCCTATGGTTCTTCAAGTACAAGAGACTGATGCCTCTATAG